The sequence below is a genomic window from Lepus europaeus isolate LE1 chromosome 9, mLepTim1.pri, whole genome shotgun sequence.
tttctttttttgacaggcagagtggacagtgagagagagagagaaaggtcttcctttgccgccagcacactgcgctgatccgaaggcaggagccaggtgcttctcctggcctcccatggggtgcagggcccaagcacttgggccatcctccactgcactcccgggccacaccagagagctggcctggaagaggggcaactgggacagaatccagcaccctgaccgggactacaactggtatgccggcgccgcaggtggaggattagcctagtgagccgcggcgcaggcccgtCATaagcattttcaatgaactttttgaaaatccataCTATAGTAAGGAAGCCAGAGTACTCCTCTCCAGTCTCAAATACTGAACTCTGTAACGTGGAGAAACATCAAGTCGCTCTActtgcagcagcttaacctttaCCTTGAATAACATATGGTCCCAAAAAGGGTCATTTCTAGCACAGACTACTCTCACTCATTCATCAGTGCCTTTATCCacaagtccctggctcctgaggcAGACATTTGGCTCGGCAGCCAATCCCCCATTTGGTTTGcctgcatcacagtgcctgggttcaagctatggcgctgctctccattccagcacTCTGGAAGACCAGGATAGTTCAAGTGACTAGGTCCCTGcctcacttggggagtgagtcagtagagtaaaactctttcaaataaaaattagtaagaaaaaaaaatccctgactCGGCTCACGCAGACCCAAGATAGCAGGGTTCAAGAAGCGTTACCTGTGATGACTGTCCTTCCAGCAGCTACTCCCCCCTCGGGAATCCTCTGGGAATGGGGACATGTTCACTCACACTCCCTACCCCCAAGTGACAGGCTAGTTCACTTGCCATTATgttcccaacagccaggactgggccaggctgaagcaaagaaCCTGGAATCCATTCCAGgtggtcccacgtgggtggcagggaccaaggacttgagtcaaCAGCTattgtcccagggtgtgcattactgGAACCTGAAATCTGAAGCAGAGATGGGGGATTCAGACCCAGAGCTTGACAcaggatgtgggcaacccaactggcaacttaattgctgtgccaaatgtgtgCCCCTTTATGAAGCTGATACCAATTTTGCCACCTGAAAGTGGGGTGATTTTCTCACAGCTAAAAATGTGGACATGGCTTTGGACTTAGGCAATGTGCAGAGGCTGAAGAATTGAGAAGAGCAAAAACATAGAAGGCTGGCTTTTATAGAAATATGGATGGGAACACCCCCATTAGTGAGAactaagaaaatataataaagaaaataaatctttatcagtAAGGACTGGGATTCTTGGCATCTGAAGTACGTGAAGTACGTGAGTACGTGAAGTTctgtttgctccacttcccattcagctccctaaCTCACCAGGGCAAATAACAAAGGCCAGCATCCTTTAATGGCCCACCTAGGAgacagggagtgaatcagcagctggaagatttatcactctgattttcaaacagatCTTTTTGAAATTGAcctactggggccggcgctgtggcacagtgggttaacacgctggcatcccatatgggcgccggttcgagacccggctgctctactacctgtccagctctctgctatggcccaggaaggcagtagatggcccaagtccttgggcccctgcactcatgtgggagacccggaagaagctcctggctccagactggcgcagctccggctgttgtggccatttggggagtgaaccatcggatcaaagacctctctctctctctctgtaactctttgaaataaataatcttaaaaatttttaaaaattgacctactaggccggcgccgcggctcactaggctaatcctccgccttgcggcgccggcacactgggttctagtcccggtcggggcactggtcctgtcccggatgcccctcttccaggccagctctctgctgtggccagggagtgcagtggaggacggcccaagtacttgggtcctgcaccctatgggagaccaggagaagcacctggctcctgccatcggatcagcgcggtgcgctggccgcagtgcgccaaccgcggcggccattggagggtgaaccaacggccaaggaagacctttctctctgtctctctctctcactgtccactctgcctgtcaaaaaaaaaaaaaaaaaatttgacctaCTAAATACTGACATCAAAAGTGctgctaggggctggcgctgtgacatagggggttaagccgccacctgcagtgccagcatcctacatgggcaccggttggagtcctggctgctccacttctgatccagctctctgctaatgtacctggaagatggctcaagtgcttgggtccttgcacctaccTGAGagatcctggcttttggcctgccccagtcctggccattgcagccattgagagtaaaccagtggaagaatattgctaactttgcctttcaaataaatacttgggGAGAGGGGGCAACAAAATGGCAGAAACTAGGAACCAgcttggcaggagccagggctaaAGCTAAAATTATTTCCTCACATTTCTCTAACAGAGTGAATtcccatgacacacacacacatctacaggTCTGTGGGAATTTTACACCAGAACCACTACCAGTTTAAACTGTGACAAAGAACGAAAAAGGAGGCCATTTAACTCCTCAAACTATAGGCAGTCAACAGGCTGATAAACCTACTAAGCTGTGACTAGGTATTGCCTTTCTCAGGAGGCTTGTGTTCCAGATCGTTTTGAAACCTTAGTATTTGCTCAGATTTGAAATTGCTTGCAATCAACCCAaaattccttttctcattttctcccatttttttaaggattaacttgaggtagagttacagagggagaaaaatatcttcattcttcactggttcattccccaaagggccacaatggctgaagctgcaccaatctgccaggagcctcctggtctcccacatgggtacaggggcccaagcactggggccatcttctactggcttcccaggccataagcagaactGGATCAAGGGCAGCAGCTAGTgatgcagaggctcagcctaATACGTCACATTTGCCAGCCCCCATGTTCTTGCACTTGAAGGGGACTGTTTACTACAGGTATCCTATTCCCATCCTACCATTCAGTGTTGGAAgcattctggggggggggggggggggggggaggaactgctgtggcatagcatgtaaagccactgcctgcagcactggcatctcatgtgggtaccagttcaggccccagctactccacttccaatctagctctctgctatggcctgggatagtagtagaagatggcccaagtccttgggtgtcttcacctgcctgggagacccggaagaagctcctagctccagatcagcacagctccggccattgtgcccatctgcagggtgaaccagcagatagaagacttctccctctccccctctctgtagctctgcctttcaaataaataataatcgtTTCTCAGCCTTTTCACTAAGATAAAGTGCAGtagcaaataaatttttatttttttatttttattttttgacaggtagagtggacagtgagagacagaaaggtcttcctttgccgttggttcaccctccaatggccgccgcggtaggcgcactgcggccggcgcaccgcgctgatccgatggcaggagccaggtgcttctcctggtctcccatggggtgcagggcccaaggacttgggccatcctccactgcactccctggccacagcagagagctggcctgtaagaggggcaaccgggacagaatccagcgccccaaccgtgactagaacctggtgtggcggcgccgcaaggcggaggattagcctgttgagccatggcgcaggatGTAGCCATACATTTAAAGGTGGTCCTGAACTAACTACACCAGGCCTATTTCTCGCAAaatatgctggcatcccacattgggagTTCCTAGAATTAGGCTGGTATAGatgcttggaggcagcagtgataaatAGTTGGgttctattgtggtcagagagCTGTCTCTCACACAATAACACAAAAGGAGGGCAGGTGTCTGGCATAGTGTTCGAGATGCTTATGGGGACATCAACTTGCTGAGCCCtagcttctcatccagcttcctgatgcacACAGTCGGGCGAGAGGCAGGTGATGCCTTAAGTACTtcggtccttgccacccacgtggaaaaccagaCTGGGTCCCAGACTGCTGCCTTCTgcctagctgttacaggcatatGGGGAGTTAAGATGCAAGATTTGTCTGCCTTTTCAagtaagtcaatctttaaaagaaatgttcaaaataaacacaaaactaAAAGGTGTCATTACAATGGATTATGAAGTTTTCTATAGCTCTGCAAGACATCTCAAAGTACCCAAACCTTGTGTCCTCATAATAGCAATTATGTTTTACTGAAGTCATGACTGtgttaatacaaaaagaaaaagtccaaACTGTCAGCTTTCAGTCCTCCACAATCCCCTCTTTAATATGGCATTTTGCACTATGTACATTAATGAAaatctgaaacaaacaaaaagaactttAGTCaaactccccttcctcctccagctTTATTGGAATagtttaaaattacatttctattttctaagaCTTCAGTTGCTTTTTCCatctgacttttaaaaactgattacaGCAAATGAAACACAGTTGTCTAAGTGATATAGTATACAAAAATAACATCTTGATTTCTGTGAAAATGCATTTCTCTGCAATTCCTGAATAGCTCCAAATTATGCTAACTCTGAGCATCGATGTTTACTCTGGGTTTTAGATTTAGTCTTTGAAAAAATGTGTTCTAAACCTTTGCCATCATCATCTGTATGTTCAGCATCAACGCTGTGATGAAGTTGTTCCTGTTTAGGCTTTTATCTCGATTTCTCTCGCATAGCCACTAACACGCATgtctgtctttttattttgtttactccCACTCAACTGTATGTTCTATGAGGGCCTGATACAGATGTTACTTGATGTTATTTAATAGCTACTGAGGTCAGACAATCCAAGGCCATCATTATGCTAAAATTAAAGTTATTTATGGAAGTTCACAGACACTTCCAGAATTGGTTTTACCTCCTACATGGGAATATATTCAAGAAGCCCAGAACGGGCTTACTGGTCTGACTCGACTTTTCCCATTCATCAATCCCTATTCACCAGTGGCGCGGAAAGGGGGTTCTTTAACAAAGCATTATACATAACACCTCTACCAAACtaaacataaacttttttttgtaGTTAAATGCAGAAagtcgtttttttttttccacccctTTCCTCCTTTTACACGGCAAGTAAAGCTCACTGGCCTGGGAGTAGCCTCTATCTGCCAACCTTTGGCCAGTGAAGAGGATTCAGAGAAAATAATACAACCATCAATCAGAAAAAGGAGGGGcgacaaaggaaaataattaggCTGTAGCCTCGATCGTGCATTCCCGTGCAAGGTGCCCTGACTCGCCGCAGCGGTAACAGTTGACTTCACTTGTCTTGCTGCAGTTGATGGCTACATGACCAGTTTCACCACACctaaaaaggaaattagaaagtcTTCACTATGATGTTCCGAAAGCAAAATCCAAAAATCCACTAAACCAAAATCCAATGCAGAACAAAAAGCCATCAACAAGCTAAACAATACATTTTTCAACACAATAACAGACTGTCAATAAACTAAGGCAAAAGAAGATTTAAATAGAGCTAATTAGACAGTTTAagttatagaattaaaatttcttggggctgacgctgtggcatagtgggtaaagctgagacctgcaatgccagcatcccaccagCGTGCTGGCTATagccccaggtgctccacttctgacccagctctctgctatggcctgggaaagcagaagacagtccaagtccttgggccccttgctttggattggaccagctccagttattgaccatttggggagtgaaccaacagagggaagacttttctatctctgcctttcgaatacataaataatcttaaaaaaaaattcttgccaTAAGGAATCAgtaccagggccggcgccgtggcttaacaggctaatcctccgccttgtggcgccggcacactgggttctagtcccagttggagcgccggattctatcccggttgcccctcttccaggccagctctctgctatggcccgggaaggcagtggaggatggcccaagtccttgggccctgcacccgcatgggagaccaggagaagcacctggctcctggctttggatcagcgagatgcggcagccgttggagggtgaaccaacggcaaaaaggaagacctttctctctgtctctctctctcactatccaccctgcctgtcaaaaaaaaaaaaaaaaaagaaatcagcaccaAAGCGCAAGCTAAGATGATCTACACAGACTCTTAAATTTTCATGGGCTACCAAAGTGAACGTTATATATATGTACACCGTACTGTATGTCAACTCAGATATTTCTTGTTACATGACAAAACATCAATGTATATGAATTATATAGCTTTATCCAATTCCCTAGAGGATTCAAACAACGGTAACACTCATAgtttaaatattaagaaattccccggccggcaccacggctcaataggctaatcctgcgcctgcagcaccggcacaccgagttctagtcccagttgcccctcttccaggctagctctttgctgtggcccgggagtgcagtggaggatggcccaagtgcttgggccctgcacccgcatgggagaccaggagaagcacctggctcctggctttgatcagcgcggtgcaccaactgcagtgcgccagccgcagtggccattggagggtaaaccaatggtaaaggaagacctttctctctgtctctctctccactctgcctgtcaaaaaaataaaataaataaaaaaagaaattccataatCATAAAATGTCCAGGTAGGTGCCATAAACAAGCTACCATGGCAAATTATGGACTGATACAGATAGGATGCTGGATGTATACCAAACACTGGTTTCATCTGGCCACAGCTTTCACTAAAAGTACTGATCTACTAAATCCACCTACTTATTCATAGCTAATCCAACCctagaaaaatatttgcagtttTCCTCTACCGAGATTCCAACTTACCTATAGCACTTCACCTTGGTGCAGTCTTTTTGAATGTGTCCAAATTCTCCACAAGAATAGCACTTCTGCTCATCGGCATGGTCACAGTCACGAGCCAGATGGCCTGGTTTGCCACAGTTGTAGCAGcattgctctcgctctctcttgggCTCCTTGCAGTCCTTGGCAATGTGGCCACCTCTACCGCAGTTATAGCAGGCTTCAACAATAAGGAAAAGAAGCAGACCAAGACTATAAAACCTTTATCAAGTTACACTTTAAACCACAACACAAAACTTCAAAGGTGGAAAATCTCTTCCAATGCTATATGCAGTACAAAAGCTCATCTCTCCAAATTCTAGAGGGATATGAAAGGAAGTGTTAAATACTTACCATCCTCCTGAAGATCACAATCCTTGGCAAGATGGCCAGACTCACCACAGCGGTAACAGATGTCTGGAAGAGATGAGGAAACAAACTGGAAACCTATTTTaagcaaaaacaaagagaatttgGCTAATTAGACCAGTCTTGATACTAATAAATactgatatatttcaaaatttcttattCGACAAAAATACCTCTATCCGAGGTAAAACCACCTCTGCCGCGGCTTCTCATTCCACGACCACGGCCTCCACCAGTAGGGCATTCCCGGGCCCAGTGGCCAGATCGTCCACACTTGAAGCACTCATTGCTGCTCATGGCTGCAGttagatctttaaaatattaaaaataacaacattAAACCACTTGAGATTATTTCTAGCTTTAATTCCATTAGAAgtgcatttttgaaaaattattctcaGATGAAGTAACTAGCTACTATACTAGATAGGAAATTAAACAtctatttaaaacattaaagtaaAAAGCAAACTGTAAAATAATCCAACATATGAagtaggcttcagcctggccattgtagccatttggtgagtgaaccagtggatggaagatctttctgttgtgCTCGTGAGCcagcaacacatacacacagcctttcaaataaataaattaaaaaaaaaaaaaaaaaaaaacagtagctaACACCCAATTCCAAGTACAACTAATTAGACACTCATGGTTATGAGCTACATGGTTTCATTTTGGGAAACTAAAGTCATGTACTGGTTACAAAATTGGAATAACCCAAATTAATGGGAGTTGTACAGATCCAGAAGGTGATTGATGGAATTAAATAATCTGTGTAACCTTAACACTTAAAACCATATCTATTCATACCACAGCACTTGCCTCAAGTGAGACAGTTTTAGAGCAGACAAGCTGCAAGAAATTCAAGGGTTGGCTGGAGGGGCAGGGAATGTGGCTGACACACACCcagcttgggatacctacatctcCTATCTGAGTGCCtcggtttgaattccagctccactctcaatttcagtttcctactctatgtgtatcctgggaggtagcaggtgatggctcaaatacttgggtccttgcagcctatgtgggagactgagttcccagctcctggctttggcctggcctaaccccagctacTGCACATATttaaggagtaaatcagcagttgAGAGATCATCCAGTTTTCagagaatatatatacatatatatatacatatatatacatatatatatacacacatatatataaattttatatctaTCCTACAGGTATACTAaaaaatattggggaaaaaatGACGTACACCATagttaaacagaagaaaaaaattgtattttctcaTCTTCTCTTTCCAAGTGAATTCTGTAACATAATTTTACATTAAAACAAAGATATCTGCAATGCCATAACAGACTCCGTAACtaagtatttcaaaataaaactaaagcaAATGTATGTTGTACTTATGTAACAATCTAAAAATAGACAAAGGCTATTCCTAGAATAGCACAGAATGAAATGGGAAGCAATTTAATATTTCCATATTTCCCTATCTGAATATTTTTACCCTTAATTCTACTGTCACTATGAcacataaggtttttttttttttttaaggttttatttatttgagaggaagagttataaacagtgagatgagagacaaaggtcttccagccactggttcactccacaaatggccacaacagccagggctgagccaatccgaagccaggagccaggatcttctgggtctcccacatgggtgcaggaacccaagcgcttgggtcatctactactgctttctccaaagccaggagcttcttctgggtctcccacgcagatgcaggggcccaaggacttgggccttttcctactgctttcccagaccatagcagagagctagatcagaagtggagcagccaggtcttgaactggcaaccatatgagatgctggcactgcaggcaatggctttacctgctatgtcacagtgctgccccaacacataaggtttttaaaatatcttcttggggctggcattgtagtgtagcaagtAAAACCAATACACAAAACACCAACATCCCTAACGTGTCCCAGTTAgtgtcctgcttgctccacttccaatccagctccctgtgaatggcataagaaaagcagtggaagatgtcccaggtgtgttgggcccctgccacccatgtggtagacctgtataaaattcctggcttcagcctggcccagtgctggccattgtggccatttaggaagtgaaccagtagaaagagctgtctcttcctctttctcttaaccctttcaaatacatgaatcttttttATCTCTCGGTGTCAGTAACTGCAACATGCAGCAATAATTAAGCTTAAGTTTTTAGTTTCAAAATGCTTCCATTCTCAAATATTCTAAAGAACTCAGTACTCAACTATCCCAAATTCTCTGCAATCTGATTGACAGGAATCTAACATTTTAGCTGCACAGCATATTTGTGGATCCATAGGTATAATAGACACTGCTTGTCAGAAGAAACCAGTCATTAAGTCCCTTCACAATGCTTCACAAAGACTtgtttgtggggccagtgctgtggtgtagtgggtaaaagccactgcctgtagtgttggcatcccataggggtacaggttcaagtctctgctgctctacttttttaaaaaatttttatttatttatttatttattttgacaggcagagtggatagtgagagagacagagagaaacctgctgctctactttcaatccagctctctgctataccctgggaaagcagttgaaaatggcccaagtgcttgagcccctgcacccaaaatggagatgtggaagaagctccaggccccaccattggggccatttagggagtgaaccagcagatggaagatacctctctctctacctctgcctttcaaaaaaaaaaaaaaaaacctgcttgtTTCAtaactggaaaaggaaaaaacatgTATATTAAGTACCCTTTACCTAAAATGCCCAAGAAAGACCAAAAGTGTTTTGGATTAGAATGTTTGCATATATGGGGATGACATGGTGGCGCagaggtaaagctgccacgtgctgctccacttccaatccagctctctgctgtggcctgggaaaacagaagatggtccaaagccttgggcccctgcactcatgtgggacaccaagaagctcctggctcctagcttccaatcagcgcaactccagtaaaccagcagatggaagactgctctgcctctcctcctctctgtgtaactctttcaaataaataaataaaaagaatgtttgCATATATGAGCTATCTTAGAGATGAGTCCCAAGTCTGAGCATGCCAATTATCTTAGGTTTCATATATGCCTTACACACATAGCCTAATGGTGATTTTATACAATTTGAATAGTTTTGTGCATGAAAAAGTTTCATGACTCAACGTTCTACTCATGTCATCATGTCAGTGCTCAAAAAACTTTGGATTTGGGAGCTTTTCAGATCAAAGAGCCTCACCTTGTCAATGAATCATCAAATATCAGTAAGAAAGTTTAGTTTTCAGGTTTACTTTTGGGAAAGAAATATCAACTCAAAAAATGTAACCACTCAACAACTGTTAACCAACTGTTAACTGTTTCTTTCCTCACTGTGTCTTATTTCTAGATTCAAAGCCAAAGTATATTCAGGGAGGGAAATGAGAATACTTACAGAAAGCCAACTATTTAAAGTAACTTTAAATATTAAGctctatttcttttattctaaTACTCAACCAAAAATTGGTTACAAAGTTATTTCAGTATGAATTATTCAGGGAAAGCACCATTATacctggcatagcaggtaaagctgctggctggaatgccagcattccacatgggcactggttttgagtcctggctgctccacttccaatccagctctctgctatggcctaggaaagtggaacatggcccaagtccttgggcctctgcacccacctgggagacctggaagaagcgcctggctctggatcagagtGGCTCCAGAGGTTGcagcatctagggagtgaacctgcagatgttagacttctctgcccctccctctctgtaactctgccttcaaataaataaattttaaaagaactgttcattaaaataaattaggactaagctggcgccgcggctcactaagctaatcctccgcctagcggtgccggcacaccagattctagtcccggtcggggcaccgatcctgtcccggttgcccctcttccaggccagctctctgctgtggccagggagtgcagtggagatggcccaagtgcttgggccctgcacctgcatgggagacaaggagaagcacctggctcctgccatcagatcagtgcggtacgccggccgcagcgcgctaccgcggcggccattggagggtgaaccaatggcaaaaggaagacctttctccctttctctcactgtccactctgcctgtcaaaaaaaaaaaaaaaaaaaaaaaaggactaaacCTAAGTAAAACAAAACCACTGACATATGGTACATGATTTTTAAAGAGGTCTTTCCAGTGGATTTAAGTAACTGGTATATCTGCTTTCTCCATTTAGCCAATCCAGTCACACAGCAGGTCTACATTTCCTAATAACTGGTCCCTTGTGATAGACTTGGCTCTTTAGTAACATTAAGCCCATGTATAGTCCATTATTTCAGAAGCATACTACTTATCATAGGAGGCAGATCCCCATTCTAACATTCATCttacatataaatgtatttacTAAGGTCTTCACTAC
It includes:
- the CNBP gene encoding CCHC-type zinc finger nucleic acid binding protein isoform X3, whose amino-acid sequence is MSSNECFKCGRSGHWARECPTGGGRGRGMRSRGRGFQFVSSSLPDICYRCGESGHLAKDCDLQEDEACYNCGRGGHIAKDCKEPKREREQCCYNCGKPGHLARDCDHADEQKCYSCGEFGHIQKDCTKVKCYRCGETGHVAINCSKTSEVNCYRCGESGHLARECTIEATA
- the CNBP gene encoding CCHC-type zinc finger nucleic acid binding protein isoform X1, giving the protein MSSNECFKCGRSGHWARECPTGGGRGRGMRSRGRGGFTSDRGFQFVSSSLPDICYRCGESGHLAKDCDLQEDEACYNCGRGGHIAKDCKEPKREREQCCYNCGKPGHLARDCDHADEQKCYSCGEFGHIQKDCTKVKCYRCGETGHVAINCSKTSEVNCYRCGESGHLARECTIEATA
- the CNBP gene encoding CCHC-type zinc finger nucleic acid binding protein isoform X4 — encoded protein: MSSNECFKCGRSGHWARECPTGGGRGRGMRSRGRGFQFVSSSLPDICYRCGESGHLAKDCDLQEDACYNCGRGGHIAKDCKEPKREREQCCYNCGKPGHLARDCDHADEQKCYSCGEFGHIQKDCTKVKCYRCGETGHVAINCSKTSEVNCYRCGESGHLARECTIEATA
- the CNBP gene encoding CCHC-type zinc finger nucleic acid binding protein isoform X2, whose protein sequence is MSSNECFKCGRSGHWARECPTGGGRGRGMRSRGRGGFTSDRGFQFVSSSLPDICYRCGESGHLAKDCDLQEDACYNCGRGGHIAKDCKEPKREREQCCYNCGKPGHLARDCDHADEQKCYSCGEFGHIQKDCTKVKCYRCGETGHVAINCSKTSEVNCYRCGESGHLARECTIEATA
- the CNBP gene encoding CCHC-type zinc finger nucleic acid binding protein isoform X6 — translated: MSSNECFKCGRSGHWARECPTGGGRGRGMRSRGRGGFTSDRDICYRCGESGHLAKDCDLQEDACYNCGRGGHIAKDCKEPKREREQCCYNCGKPGHLARDCDHADEQKCYSCGEFGHIQKDCTKVKCYRCGETGHVAINCSKTSEVNCYRCGESGHLARECTIEATA
- the CNBP gene encoding CCHC-type zinc finger nucleic acid binding protein isoform X5, with the protein product MSSNECFKCGRSGHWARECPTGGGRGRGMRSRGRGGFTSDRDICYRCGESGHLAKDCDLQEDEACYNCGRGGHIAKDCKEPKREREQCCYNCGKPGHLARDCDHADEQKCYSCGEFGHIQKDCTKVKCYRCGETGHVAINCSKTSEVNCYRCGESGHLARECTIEATA